The following proteins are encoded in a genomic region of Paenibacillus sp. FSL H3-0469:
- a CDS encoding alpha/beta hydrolase codes for MAEMAGKNNAETKGRKKRHLWLKIIGGIVAALVLFIGITYVVNAISNGSEKKKIETYGQYVEVDGKKMNVSIQGSGRQTIVLLPGQGTPSPVLDFKLLIDQLTPSYKVVAIEPFGYGLSDGTDKERTTENIITEIHEAVQQLGLKRYILMGHSITGLYAVSYVNAYPDEVQAFVGIDSSVPNQPGMDVKLPLKAMKFAKDSGVMRLLTKLGGDSFKSLDYDERTKEQMKFISAVHGNNSTLMNELSHLGSNFKNGSKLTYPQDLPILLFAQSNNEHNKQWIPLHEEQAKQSAQGKLIPMVGSHYLHHTKYKEIAEEFKEYMKTVQLKQVQ; via the coding sequence ATGGCAGAGATGGCCGGAAAGAATAACGCTGAGACTAAGGGCCGCAAGAAGCGGCATTTATGGTTGAAAATAATCGGGGGCATTGTCGCAGCACTGGTATTGTTCATAGGCATCACGTATGTTGTCAATGCGATCAGCAACGGGAGCGAGAAGAAGAAGATTGAAACCTATGGCCAGTACGTCGAGGTAGACGGGAAAAAGATGAATGTGTCTATTCAAGGCAGCGGCAGGCAGACCATTGTCCTGCTGCCGGGGCAAGGAACTCCGTCGCCTGTGCTTGACTTTAAGCTGCTGATAGACCAATTGACCCCCTCCTACAAGGTGGTGGCCATCGAGCCTTTCGGTTACGGTCTTAGTGATGGAACGGATAAAGAAAGAACAACAGAGAATATCATCACTGAAATTCATGAGGCTGTGCAGCAGCTCGGGCTGAAGCGTTACATTCTGATGGGTCATTCCATTACAGGACTCTATGCCGTGTCATATGTGAATGCTTATCCGGATGAAGTGCAAGCCTTCGTAGGGATTGACAGCAGTGTTCCCAACCAGCCTGGCATGGATGTCAAATTGCCGCTGAAGGCGATGAAGTTTGCTAAAGATTCAGGTGTGATGCGGCTGCTAACAAAGTTGGGCGGAGATTCGTTTAAATCGCTTGACTATGATGAACGCACCAAAGAACAGATGAAATTCATCTCTGCCGTGCACGGCAATAATTCAACGCTGATGAATGAGCTTAGCCACCTCGGTTCCAATTTCAAAAACGGCTCAAAGCTGACATACCCGCAGGACCTGCCAATTCTGCTGTTCGCGCAATCCAATAACGAGCACAACAAGCAGTGGATTCCGCTGCATGAGGAGCAGGCGAAGCAGTCTGCACAGGGTAAATTGATCCCTATGGTAGGCTCCCATTACCTGCACCATACGAAGTACAAAGAAATCGCCGAAGAATTCAAGGAATACATGAAGACCGTTCAATTGAAGCAAGTCCAGTAA
- a CDS encoding N-acetylmuramoyl-L-alanine amidase, protein MKKCSWFLLLAALFLCFPLSGQAKAAAKTSPTIVLDGQAIPMQKKDKVEIVNGSVMVPLRIIAENMGMGVIWNQQVGTVTIPKESGSVELTIGRKEALIDGTSHSLSTAPRNLNGTTLVPLRFISEAMGVQVSWDNSRKVVGLTSAGTPAAQTDSGPATDPAVIAAPSNPEGTAPPAALPVIATGTSTLSGLSFSDNRLMLAFTGDVQPSVHTGNEPLQIVVELPLTSFSADFLQTVLWDSNTRSGEQAITGVPGVSRMAYELSGTDASTVRVTLFLSAVMRYTTYIEEDAAYRLLVVDLNPLSPEPLPVQPVTPVQPGNGKKTIVIDAGHGAADPGTIGITKTLEKDFNLSVALKVEALLLQDPAFQVVMTRRDDTYPANKRRAEMANELQADAFVSIHANSVEGRPEVRGTESYYYSQESRAFADIMHKHLQGATGFTDRKVKYNKFIVLKYSNMPATLLEVGFLSNAAEEAALFSDDFQNRVAAAIVAGLKEYFGVN, encoded by the coding sequence ATGAAAAAATGTAGTTGGTTCCTCCTGCTGGCAGCGCTATTCTTGTGCTTCCCGCTCAGCGGACAGGCCAAAGCCGCTGCGAAGACAAGCCCCACGATTGTATTGGACGGTCAAGCCATCCCGATGCAAAAGAAAGACAAGGTTGAAATTGTTAACGGCAGTGTAATGGTTCCCCTGCGAATCATTGCAGAGAATATGGGAATGGGGGTCATCTGGAATCAACAGGTTGGAACCGTAACCATTCCGAAGGAATCCGGCAGCGTTGAACTAACCATTGGCCGCAAGGAGGCTTTAATCGATGGAACCTCCCATTCGCTGTCCACAGCGCCCCGCAACCTTAACGGAACCACGCTTGTCCCGTTAAGATTCATCAGCGAAGCCATGGGCGTCCAGGTGAGCTGGGACAACAGCCGCAAGGTGGTAGGCTTAACTTCAGCGGGAACTCCAGCAGCGCAGACGGATTCCGGGCCGGCTACAGATCCGGCCGTGATTGCTGCCCCATCAAATCCTGAAGGCACAGCTCCTCCGGCGGCCCTGCCCGTCATCGCAACAGGGACTTCAACGCTGAGCGGTCTCAGCTTCAGCGATAACCGCCTGATGCTTGCTTTTACCGGCGATGTCCAGCCGTCCGTACATACCGGAAACGAACCACTGCAGATCGTGGTGGAGCTTCCCTTAACGTCATTCTCCGCAGATTTCTTACAAACCGTCTTGTGGGATAGCAATACTCGGTCAGGGGAGCAGGCCATTACTGGAGTCCCGGGTGTCAGCAGGATGGCTTACGAGCTGTCAGGGACAGACGCTTCCACGGTACGGGTCACCCTGTTTTTGTCTGCTGTTATGCGTTACACCACTTATATAGAGGAGGACGCAGCCTACAGACTCCTGGTCGTTGACTTGAACCCCCTTTCACCGGAGCCTCTTCCTGTACAGCCGGTAACGCCGGTTCAACCTGGCAATGGCAAGAAAACTATTGTTATTGATGCCGGACATGGTGCTGCGGACCCCGGTACGATCGGAATCACCAAGACGCTGGAGAAGGACTTTAATCTGAGCGTGGCGCTCAAGGTGGAAGCCCTGCTGCTGCAGGATCCGGCCTTCCAGGTGGTAATGACACGCCGTGATGATACCTATCCCGCCAATAAAAGACGCGCAGAGATGGCCAATGAGCTTCAGGCGGATGCCTTTGTATCCATCCATGCCAATTCGGTCGAAGGACGGCCTGAGGTGCGCGGCACCGAATCCTATTATTACAGTCAAGAGAGCAGGGCTTTTGCTGATATCATGCACAAGCACCTGCAGGGGGCAACCGGCTTCACAGACCGCAAGGTTAAATACAACAAATTTATCGTATTGAAATATTCCAACATGCCAGCTACGCTGCTTGAGGTAGGCTTCTTGTCCAATGCTGCCGAAGAAGCCGCCCTGTTCTCCGATGATTTCCAGAACCGGGTAGCGGCTGCTATCGTAGCGGGACTGAAGGAATATTTCGGGGTGAATTGA
- a CDS encoding MFS transporter: MNPHEHSANTPGLFRNRFLQTILLSSVLLQIGIWVRNFAILLYVAERTNNDPYAISLISVAEFAPIFVFSFIGGTFADRWRPKRTMIWCDSLSAVSVFAVLLSIHFGSWESVYLVAFISAILSQFSQPSSMRLFKFHVPEEQLQQGMALFQSLMAIFMVLGPMLGTFVYSTFGLEISIAVMGVAFLLSALVLIRLPEDHMEAGTVAAKGQFRKDFTEGFRYVWQSQVLRMLGLAFVLAGLAVGASQALNLFIVTERLGKSEEFLQYMLMVNGAAMLIGGGIVAAFAKKVPPQLLLAMGMLAGAVCTTIVGFSTSVPLTLTIQFLNGLMFPCIHIGISTMILRWSNSSIVGRVNGVLNPMFVGMMVVSMSLAGALKSAFPLSTIYSGAGILFLLGALMMLPIMKHKAPEQAQPAQ; encoded by the coding sequence TTGAATCCGCATGAACATAGCGCGAATACGCCTGGCTTGTTCCGTAATCGCTTCCTGCAGACAATTTTATTATCGAGCGTGCTGCTGCAGATCGGGATCTGGGTGCGTAATTTTGCAATTCTGCTTTATGTTGCAGAAAGGACCAACAATGATCCCTACGCCATTTCGCTGATCAGCGTTGCTGAATTTGCGCCTATCTTTGTATTTTCCTTCATAGGAGGGACCTTTGCCGACCGCTGGAGGCCGAAGCGGACGATGATCTGGTGTGATTCCCTGTCTGCGGTATCGGTATTCGCCGTTCTGCTCAGCATTCACTTCGGTTCCTGGGAATCGGTGTATCTGGTCGCGTTCATCTCGGCTATTCTGTCGCAGTTCTCACAGCCTTCAAGCATGCGGTTATTTAAATTCCATGTGCCGGAGGAACAACTGCAGCAGGGGATGGCACTCTTCCAATCGCTGATGGCCATCTTCATGGTCCTTGGACCAATGTTAGGCACTTTCGTATACAGCACCTTCGGCCTTGAGATCTCCATCGCTGTAATGGGCGTGGCTTTTCTGCTGTCGGCACTTGTGCTTATTCGTCTGCCGGAGGATCATATGGAAGCCGGAACAGTTGCCGCGAAGGGGCAATTCCGTAAGGACTTCACCGAAGGCTTCCGGTATGTCTGGCAGAGTCAGGTACTGCGGATGCTCGGACTTGCGTTTGTACTGGCGGGACTTGCTGTAGGCGCATCCCAGGCATTGAATCTGTTCATCGTCACAGAGCGGCTGGGCAAGAGCGAAGAGTTCCTGCAATACATGCTTATGGTTAATGGTGCAGCCATGCTGATCGGGGGAGGGATCGTAGCCGCCTTCGCCAAAAAAGTTCCGCCCCAGCTGCTGCTCGCCATGGGGATGCTGGCAGGTGCCGTATGCACCACTATCGTCGGGTTCTCAACAAGTGTTCCGCTCACGCTCACGATCCAGTTCCTGAACGGGCTGATGTTCCCTTGCATTCATATCGGGATCAGCACAATGATTCTGAGATGGTCTAATAGCTCGATTGTCGGCCGGGTCAACGGGGTGCTGAATCCGATGTTCGTCGGGATGATGGTGGTATCCATGTCGCTGGCGGGTGCGCTCAAGAGTGCCTTTCCGCTCAGTACCATCTACAGCGGAGCCGGAATTCTGTTCCTCCTGGGCGCATTGATGATGTTGCCGATTATGAAACATAAGGCACCGGAGCAGGCACAGCCTGCACAATGA
- a CDS encoding AraC family transcriptional regulator, with the protein MKRPLTSQFALSGLFVKLMLSFLSVILLLASFNLFSHLYLSGKVYQEVVRQNEQSLKQTVEGYENHFRLTQNMILALTQSDTWTANLGILSHLKENRRYDILNEVKSDLMTLYGNPFLHIENFILYFKAEDYVLEKEGLSTAADMFGKYYYSGEYPADFWSRQSMDNQYLKVLPAASFTETTMNSSRPLGRLMPVMIKAIPYEEVYGIVMLNPQRLEQAYGDAGKNPFYIMDAQDRLLFSTTETELPALEYAVTANSHERIGDNYYFYQKGAQTGFTYVRVTEVAAIASGLRGMRLLLAVLLAAAVLVSLLFSLLFSYRLNQPLQRLIATFDRKSGGAPGKVSSVKEFAIIGDRLSSILENNRFIQNDLAHKNSLVRQYAYTHKVKNIPLGASLSELEDALHSERPYASILFKLSFTRLPEEPEQHTLALWQLIQRLFTGEESETVALQPEQDLLLLLLFDPGPQSSILQVLGTLQELLAEEPSLYLTIAVSPVYSGETPFTDVYHNLSELLKERRLNGETQIIVEPRASSAKAFHLKVTHGEELYNLLQSGSEEAVIGWIDRQLEQLSNKDAAAEDFRAFAVGVAEQAGKTIQKLNLPELEIGLLAALSGEPLAAFYSTQQYSEWLREIVTPVLAAVRSGSETRDPVISFVLEYLDKHYGEDITLNIVADKLNLTSGYLSSIFKEKTGINFSEYLNNLRIERAKALLMNIDLRIQDIALQVGYQNVNSFIRMFKRASGLTPGEYRKRAAGDLPGQAPASGEE; encoded by the coding sequence ATGAAGAGACCGCTTACCAGCCAATTTGCCCTTAGCGGCCTGTTCGTTAAGCTCATGCTCAGCTTCTTGAGCGTTATCCTGCTGCTGGCTTCATTCAATCTGTTCTCTCATCTATATCTTAGCGGGAAGGTCTATCAGGAGGTAGTCCGGCAGAACGAGCAGAGTCTGAAGCAGACGGTGGAGGGATACGAGAATCACTTCCGGCTGACCCAGAATATGATTCTGGCGCTGACCCAGTCGGATACGTGGACGGCCAACCTGGGCATTCTCAGCCATCTGAAGGAGAACCGGCGTTATGATATTCTAAATGAGGTCAAGTCGGATCTGATGACGCTGTACGGAAATCCTTTTCTGCATATTGAGAATTTCATTCTGTACTTCAAGGCGGAGGACTATGTGCTTGAGAAAGAGGGGCTGAGTACCGCGGCTGATATGTTCGGCAAGTATTATTACAGCGGGGAATATCCGGCGGACTTCTGGAGCCGCCAGTCCATGGACAACCAATATCTGAAGGTCCTCCCTGCCGCCTCCTTCACAGAGACTACGATGAACTCCTCGCGTCCGCTCGGACGGCTGATGCCGGTCATGATCAAGGCTATTCCTTACGAAGAGGTCTACGGCATTGTGATGCTGAATCCGCAGCGGCTGGAGCAGGCGTATGGTGATGCCGGGAAGAATCCCTTCTATATAATGGATGCGCAGGACCGTCTGCTCTTCTCCACCACAGAGACGGAGCTGCCAGCTCTAGAGTATGCCGTTACTGCAAACTCACATGAGCGGATCGGGGATAACTATTATTTCTATCAAAAAGGGGCACAGACCGGCTTCACCTACGTCCGGGTCACCGAGGTTGCCGCCATTGCGAGCGGGCTGCGCGGCATGCGGCTGCTGCTCGCCGTTCTGCTCGCTGCTGCGGTACTGGTCAGCCTCCTGTTCTCCCTCCTGTTCAGCTACCGGCTGAACCAGCCGCTCCAGCGCCTGATCGCCACGTTCGACCGCAAATCCGGCGGAGCTCCCGGCAAGGTGAGCAGCGTTAAGGAGTTCGCCATTATCGGCGACCGCCTGAGCTCGATCCTGGAGAACAACCGGTTCATCCAGAACGATCTGGCGCACAAGAATTCGCTGGTCCGCCAGTATGCGTATACCCATAAGGTGAAAAACATTCCGCTGGGCGCAAGCCTGAGCGAGCTGGAGGATGCGCTGCATTCCGAACGGCCGTATGCCTCCATCCTGTTCAAGCTCAGCTTCACCCGCCTGCCGGAGGAGCCGGAGCAGCATACGCTGGCCCTATGGCAGTTGATTCAGCGCCTGTTCACCGGGGAGGAATCCGAGACCGTCGCCTTGCAGCCCGAACAGGATCTGCTCTTGCTGCTGCTCTTCGATCCCGGTCCGCAGAGCAGCATTCTTCAAGTACTGGGCACGCTGCAGGAGCTGCTGGCAGAGGAGCCTTCCCTCTACCTTACGATAGCGGTCAGCCCGGTATATTCAGGGGAAACACCGTTTACGGATGTTTACCATAACTTGTCCGAGCTGCTAAAGGAACGCAGACTGAACGGGGAGACACAGATTATTGTAGAGCCGCGTGCCTCGTCGGCCAAGGCCTTTCATCTGAAGGTCACACACGGGGAAGAGCTGTATAATCTGCTGCAGTCCGGCAGCGAAGAGGCGGTCATCGGCTGGATAGACCGTCAGCTGGAGCAACTGTCGAATAAGGATGCCGCTGCGGAGGATTTCCGGGCTTTTGCTGTGGGGGTTGCAGAGCAGGCAGGCAAAACAATCCAGAAGCTCAATTTGCCGGAGCTTGAAATCGGGCTGCTTGCGGCCCTGTCCGGTGAGCCGTTGGCCGCCTTCTATTCCACACAGCAGTATAGTGAATGGCTCCGGGAGATTGTGACTCCGGTGCTTGCGGCGGTCCGCAGCGGCTCGGAGACCCGGGATCCGGTCATCAGCTTCGTGCTGGAGTACCTGGATAAGCATTACGGGGAAGACATCACTCTGAACATCGTAGCTGACAAGCTGAATCTGACCTCCGGCTATCTGTCGAGCATCTTCAAGGAGAAGACCGGTATCAACTTCAGCGAATATCTTAACAACTTACGCATCGAGCGGGCCAAGGCTCTTCTGATGAACATCGACCTGCGCATCCAAGATATCGCGCTTCAGGTCGGCTACCAGAATGTGAACTCGTTCATCCGTATGTTCAAGCGTGCCTCCGGCTTAACGCCTGGTGAGTACCGCAAGCGGGCTGCCGGGGATCTGCCGGGCCAGGCTCCGGCTTCGGGGGAGGAATGA
- a CDS encoding ABC transporter permease subunit: MAQTSVVPDNLREELKDPYRRQGRLLRTWNHNKTLWLLFLPCLLYYLIFRYAPMFGLVITFKDYNLFKGIWASDWVGFKYYRMFFENPDFWPLMKNTLLLGLYKLVFGFPAPVILAILLNEVRKAAFKKFVQTVSYLPHFISNVIVASMVIMFLSPTGGLINNLLGTFGIGPVNFMNEPGMFRGIYVLSEIWQHIGWETIIYLAALTAIDPQLYEAADMDGASRMRKIWHVTLPGISPAIVITLILNIGKVLEIGFEKVFLMQNPAIYDTADIISTYVYRVGMEQGNFSYGASIDLFMGIISLIFIYSANYISRRVSETSLW, from the coding sequence ATGGCTCAAACGAGTGTAGTACCTGACAATTTGCGAGAGGAATTGAAAGATCCTTACCGGCGTCAAGGGCGTCTGCTGCGGACCTGGAACCATAACAAAACACTATGGCTGCTGTTCCTGCCGTGCCTGCTGTACTATCTGATTTTCCGCTATGCACCGATGTTCGGCCTCGTCATTACGTTTAAGGATTATAATCTGTTTAAAGGAATCTGGGCCAGTGACTGGGTGGGGTTCAAGTATTACCGGATGTTTTTTGAGAATCCTGACTTTTGGCCGCTGATGAAGAATACTCTGCTCCTGGGCCTATACAAGCTGGTGTTCGGTTTCCCGGCTCCGGTGATCCTGGCGATTCTGCTGAATGAAGTCCGTAAGGCCGCGTTCAAAAAATTCGTGCAGACCGTCAGCTATCTGCCGCATTTCATCTCAAATGTCATTGTGGCGAGCATGGTTATTATGTTCCTGTCACCGACCGGCGGCCTGATTAACAATCTGCTGGGCACCTTCGGGATTGGACCGGTTAACTTCATGAATGAGCCGGGAATGTTCCGGGGTATCTATGTCCTGTCGGAGATCTGGCAGCATATCGGCTGGGAGACCATCATCTATCTGGCGGCATTGACGGCAATCGATCCGCAGCTCTATGAAGCAGCCGACATGGACGGGGCCAGCCGGATGCGCAAAATATGGCATGTCACACTGCCCGGCATCTCACCGGCGATTGTCATCACGCTGATTCTGAATATCGGCAAGGTGCTGGAGATTGGCTTCGAGAAGGTGTTCCTCATGCAAAACCCGGCGATCTACGATACGGCCGACATCATCAGCACGTATGTGTACCGGGTCGGGATGGAGCAGGGGAACTTCAGCTACGGTGCCTCCATTGACCTGTTCATGGGCATTATCAGCCTGATCTTCATCTATAGCGCCAATTACATCAGCCGCCGTGTCAGTGAGACAAGTCTATGGTAG
- a CDS encoding carbohydrate ABC transporter permease, whose amino-acid sequence MRSPRISWFNVISTFFLLVVVIITLYPFLHMLAVSLSSDVNVIKNTVSFWPKGFNVKMYELVLGDPKIWTAYKNTLIYTVLGTLISLVVTSTGAYALSRRDMALRRTFTMLIVVTMFFSGGMIPTFLVVRSLDMVDTVWGMVLPGAVSTWNLILMRTFFSGIPKELEESGRMDGLNDIGIFMRIIIPLSKASFATIALFYAVGMWNNFIYPLLYLRTPDLFPLQVLLRNLVLAGSASSGDVTGIGGDNQVVEESLKYATIMVSTLPILTVYPFVQKYFVKGAMIGAVKG is encoded by the coding sequence ATGAGATCACCGAGAATTTCCTGGTTTAATGTGATCAGCACGTTCTTTCTGCTGGTGGTTGTGATAATTACGCTCTACCCGTTCCTGCACATGCTTGCGGTGTCTCTGAGCAGCGATGTCAATGTCATCAAGAACACGGTTTCGTTCTGGCCCAAGGGCTTCAATGTGAAGATGTACGAGCTGGTGCTGGGAGACCCGAAGATCTGGACGGCCTATAAAAACACGCTGATCTACACCGTGCTCGGCACGCTGATCTCGCTGGTGGTTACGTCTACCGGAGCCTATGCGCTCTCCCGCCGGGATATGGCGCTGCGCAGGACCTTCACCATGCTGATCGTCGTCACGATGTTCTTCAGCGGCGGGATGATCCCGACCTTCCTTGTGGTCCGCTCCCTGGATATGGTGGATACTGTGTGGGGCATGGTGCTGCCGGGCGCGGTCAGCACCTGGAATCTGATTCTGATGCGGACCTTCTTCTCCGGCATTCCCAAGGAGCTGGAGGAATCCGGGCGAATGGACGGATTGAATGATATCGGGATATTCATGCGTATTATCATTCCGCTGTCGAAGGCTTCCTTCGCTACTATTGCTTTATTTTATGCGGTGGGCATGTGGAATAACTTCATTTATCCGCTCCTGTATCTGCGCACCCCGGACCTGTTCCCGCTTCAGGTGCTGCTCCGAAATCTGGTGCTGGCAGGAAGCGCAAGCTCCGGGGATGTAACCGGCATCGGAGGAGACAATCAGGTGGTTGAAGAGTCGCTTAAATATGCAACGATTATGGTCTCTACGCTGCCGATCCTCACGGTATATCCGTTTGTTCAGAAGTATTTTGTCAAAGGCGCCATGATCGGTGCAGTGAAGGGCTGA
- a CDS encoding extracellular solute-binding protein → MNKWKSVMLPLAAAAILVSGCSGGNNNNASPAATAAPGGEAGAATAGAKQAHTFTALLDNNPTFPYSKDWPVWGWIKDQTGATLEVQTPSGKLAEALNLAVASNALPDLMYMPNRKESNKFGQQGALVDLMEYMDKLPNLTAWMKQYPDEAKAALSADGKMYMFPNQGFGETNRMIWMYRQDVFDKEGIKAPATYDELHTALKTLKAKYPDSYPLSVRYGQIPDEMNANMTVNYRTGEGAYYDFDAKEWRYGPTEDSYKEMVGMWKQFYDEGLIPPDFLSLQTKQWQDMVSTGKSFVTVDYISRVDFFNNAMRKENPEFNMQFMAPPAGLEGGKQLNPYFHYMEGGLTVASTSKNIEDIMSYMDFFYSEEGRTLSSWGVEGETYVKEGETIKFKPEFTDVIEMRKQTGLQTSGTYTWIDFNAHLSLFSADLKHAYEEAVKYDPANMQPRPAFTEKENEVISITGQAIKKHRDESFAKFVTGSRKLADWDKYVEEINNLGVDKLLSTYKEAYDRVQNIQLSSK, encoded by the coding sequence ATGAACAAATGGAAGTCTGTAATGCTGCCCCTCGCGGCAGCGGCAATACTGGTGAGCGGCTGCAGCGGGGGCAATAACAATAATGCCTCACCTGCTGCCACGGCTGCACCGGGCGGAGAAGCTGGGGCCGCCACTGCGGGAGCGAAGCAGGCACATACCTTCACCGCACTCCTGGACAACAACCCAACCTTTCCGTATTCCAAGGACTGGCCGGTGTGGGGCTGGATCAAGGACCAGACCGGCGCCACCCTGGAGGTGCAGACCCCATCCGGGAAGCTGGCTGAAGCGCTGAACCTGGCGGTGGCCTCCAATGCGCTGCCGGATCTGATGTATATGCCCAACCGCAAGGAATCGAACAAGTTCGGCCAGCAGGGGGCACTCGTAGACCTGATGGAGTACATGGACAAGCTGCCGAATCTGACCGCCTGGATGAAGCAATACCCGGATGAGGCGAAAGCCGCACTCTCCGCTGACGGCAAAATGTACATGTTCCCGAACCAGGGCTTCGGAGAGACGAACCGGATGATCTGGATGTACCGCCAGGATGTTTTTGACAAAGAAGGGATTAAGGCTCCCGCTACCTATGATGAGCTGCATACGGCTCTGAAGACGCTCAAGGCGAAATACCCGGACAGTTACCCGCTGTCGGTCCGTTACGGCCAGATCCCGGATGAGATGAATGCGAATATGACGGTTAACTATAGGACAGGCGAAGGGGCTTACTACGATTTCGATGCAAAAGAATGGCGCTATGGGCCGACAGAGGACAGCTACAAGGAAATGGTCGGCATGTGGAAGCAGTTCTATGACGAAGGGCTGATTCCGCCGGACTTCCTCTCGCTGCAAACCAAGCAGTGGCAGGACATGGTGTCCACCGGCAAATCTTTTGTAACCGTGGATTATATCAGCCGGGTGGACTTCTTCAATAATGCGATGCGCAAGGAGAATCCGGAATTCAATATGCAGTTCATGGCTCCTCCCGCAGGGCTTGAAGGCGGCAAGCAGCTGAACCCTTACTTCCATTACATGGAGGGTGGCCTGACGGTAGCTTCAACCTCCAAGAATATCGAAGATATCATGAGTTATATGGACTTTTTCTATTCGGAAGAAGGCCGGACGCTCAGCAGCTGGGGTGTGGAAGGCGAGACGTATGTGAAGGAAGGCGAGACGATCAAGTTCAAGCCGGAATTCACCGATGTGATTGAAATGCGGAAGCAGACGGGACTTCAGACCAGCGGAACGTATACGTGGATTGACTTCAATGCCCATCTGTCCCTGTTCTCGGCTGACCTGAAGCATGCTTATGAAGAGGCTGTCAAGTATGATCCGGCCAACATGCAGCCGCGTCCGGCCTTCACCGAGAAGGAGAATGAAGTCATCTCGATCACCGGACAGGCGATCAAGAAGCACCGCGATGAGAGCTTCGCCAAGTTCGTGACCGGCTCCCGCAAGCTGGCGGACTGGGATAAATATGTTGAGGAGATCAATAATCTGGGCGTCGACAAGCTGCTCTCGACTTACAAGGAGGCGTATGACCGCGTTCAGAATATTCAATTAAGCAGCAAGTAA